A single genomic interval of Paralichthys olivaceus isolate ysfri-2021 chromosome 7, ASM2471397v2, whole genome shotgun sequence harbors:
- the LOC109624045 gene encoding serine/threonine-protein kinase WNK1-like isoform X2 yields MSEKPDDKMVKFLAPPQKSGNGPSSGSDSMMSECRPTADVRRRHHTMERDRCNPEHRFLRRSVISDSNATALALPLPSKIPIPAPQRVHLREAVPQQQQATAAYLPRTETSLAQNEKSADSGRGVVEGKDIEIAKVEVVPLDREPANIRDICDGEVVVAVSLSVPSLASEVPSQTETEITTEVKAHHEEEGEEEDKDSAKARAEAEQREAEKKVQDDIEEAETKAVGTSPDGRFLKFDIEIGRGSFKTVYKGLDTETTVEVAWCELQDRKLSKTERQRFKEEAGMLKGLQHPNIVRFYDSWEGPSKGRKCIVLVTELMTSGTLKTYLKRFKVMKIKVLRSWCRQILKGLHFLHTRAPPIIHRDLKCDNIFITGPTGSVKIGDLGLATLKRASFAKSVIGTPEFMAPEMYEEKYDESVDVYAFGMCMLEMATSEYPYSECQNAAQIYRRVTSGVKPGSFDKVAIPEVKEIIEGCIRQNKDERYSIKDLLNHAFFQEDTGVRVELAEEDDGEMEAIKLWLRIEDVKKLKGKYKDNEAIEFSFDLNKDVPEDVAQEMVESGYVCEGDHKTIAKAIKDRVSLISRKRAQRQQVRENQEKRRLEEEQQSQLPPAQQPGQLTSTEVPQPQPMPQTASFVPPQPHQHNPQMSAQPASQNLASSNYNTTQSNQLTGMAQVIPFVPQSTGQVPVQGQSVATIQPESEELEADQHKQPQHTGGVGHIGDRVPNSTILPEAQPPQPGISYSSPPSQHPQPPVSCLPTQNEQMQQQQLSVVQPQIQGVQSEVVPLTPTNQSVPGAPPQIPTQQVMIPPSSQSSAPQQQQQQQQQQQQQQQQQQQQQQQQQQPESSSALPQAQTGAQQLQPWANDPSTPIMSPPINAEHLYFLYQASCLSVLQASVCVSQLTPAELPAGSSALILPSVESCLSDAASGLSDGNDGSSTSGGRHEGRSMKRHQRRSVRSRSRHEKIAKAKLNVLSISNVGDRVAECQLETHNRKMVTFKFDLDGDNPEEIAKIMVESEFILECERESFIEQVREVIEMADEKGEGIKEAFPQMCDLQQKPELSVPMLPGISPSTTAQVVHSAGRRFIVSPVPESRLKEQFFGVSSANTSFGDEPASALPMTLGLSLSAPSGTLQQAFSNIKQSRIVRGNTIDPPSSEQEPATIPSTEAGLGPSSTNILAPPPEAVASTTSTTFPPVSLPSSVTSPLPPSTGRVSPPPISTQTQTPVAVTSDPSPPPHSSNETPSSQVPSPAPNIPPSSSTISPPSAQTSVPAVPGPQPNSNSVSSVAGVPSTSTSTAPASEQQPFNGAVASSQPMNSSIHPPQQPPPSSSTAQNQVQAQPVEGEGAELQSKATGRDDIQALDKKLRSLFKDQSTASTSLDPSQNTGTSSPPTGTASPPPGTVMVPPSNLPLASGVQGVLGPTTTPGQSMTPGGHTHTPPTKPRAQTLPTGFDQAATPPSDIIPPFPGPNQSHQPLGNLDAQLRRALSPETVQGGNRAQPPAAGFTLGRFQVSVPDPSSVVSSSSLTPSSTTSSSSSSSSSSPSSPENTLHRSSTLCKEAIETDGINGASSLSAGRAGPPTTIGRFQVSTSSNATSGPSTGSKVGRFSVTVTPATGSSPSHGSSRKNGTSSSTSDPHNAHTHYSSDNDDDSEAEDEALQKEIGHLREKHISEIQALHSRQKEEIEALFTRMGKNAPPAFSPPVAMTGGRRRLKSKSHKSARSSGQPSPMHSGSPQKQSTPSAPGVSEMTTEASQAVGRSSIQQLRSSPSMPSLSSYSTGSTGTSSINGSGHCQNLSPLLTQATGPTPSTSQTQKGKGTFTDDLHQLVDNWARDAISLSHCKRGPKTGAQAAQAHDIIPPANMGRKFSAPGYLCPSLPTPSNATSTTTTHLPTPANPSVALGPRKGSLGPVAPGFGYSSAQYSAPQWAGPTGTCQVSMLNPAQPLTQYQPPTTAPVTTMHQGYHMGTTPAPPKTVSHGGSNLRPT; encoded by the exons ATGTCGGAAAAGCCAGATGATAAAATGGTGAAGTTCCTGGCTCCCCCCCAGAAGAGTGGAAACGGCCCCAGTTCTGGTTCTGATTCAATGATGAGTGAGTGCCGCCCGACAGCTGATGTGAGACGGCGGCATCACACCATGGAGCGTGATCGATGCAACCCTGAACACCGTTTCTTGCGTCGCAGTGTCATCAGTGATTCCAATGCTACAGCACTGGCCCTCCCTTTACCCAGCAAGATCCCCATCCCTGCTCCCCAACGGGTTCACCTACGTGAAGCCgtccctcagcagcagcaggctacTGCTGCTTATTTGCCCCGGACTGAAACAAGTTTAGCTCAGAATGAAAAGTCTGCTGATAGTGGCAGAGGAGTAGTGGAAGGAAAAGATATAGAAATAGCTAAGGTGGAAGTAGTGCCTTTAGACCGGGAGCCTGCCAATATACGAGATATCTGTGACGGAGAGGTGGTGGTAGCAGTGTCACTCTCTGTACCAAGTTTGGCAAGTGAAGTGCCAAgtcaaacagaaactgaaatcACCACAGAAGTGAAGGCACATCATGAAGAagagggggaagaagaagataaGGATTCTGCTAAGGCACGTGCAGAGGCTGAGCAGAGAGAAGCTGAGAAAAAAGTGCAGGATGACATCGAAGAGGCAGAGACCAAAGCAGTAGGAACATCACCAGATGGGCGTTTCCTCAAGTTTGACATCGAAATTGGACGTGGCTCTTTCAAGACCGTCTACAAGGGCTTGGACACTGAGACCACAGTGGAGGTGGCTTGGTGTGAGCTGCAG GATCGTAAGCTGTCAAAGACAGAGCGGCAGCGCTTTAAGGAGGAAGCAGGGATGTTAAAGGGACTGCAGCATCCCAACATTGTCCGTTTTTACGACTCCTGGGAGGGACCCTCCAAAGGCAGGAAGTGTATTGTTCTGGTCACGGAACTCATGACATCTGGCACACTCAAAAC ATATCTGAAGCGTTTCAAAGTGATGAAAATTAAAGTGCTGCGGAGCTGGTGTAGACAAATCCTCAAgggtcttcacttcctccataCTCGGGCTCCCCCAATCATCCACAGGGACCTTAAGTGTGACAACATTTTCATCACAGGCCCAACAGGATCTGTCAAGATTGGAGACCTGGGACTGGCCACACTCAAGCGAGCATCCTTTGCCAAGAGTGTTATAG GTACCCCTGAGTTCATGGCGCCTGAGATGTATGAGGAGAAGTACGACGAGTCAGTGGATGTGTATGCCTTTGGAATGTGCATGCTGGAGATGGCCACCTCAGAGTACCCTTACTCAGAGTGCCAGAATGCTGCACAGATCTACCGCAGAGTTACCAGC GGGGTGAAGCCGGGCAGCTTCGACAAGGTGGCCATTCCGGAAGTGAAGGAGATCATCGAGGGCTGTATTCGCCAGAACAAGGATGAGAG GTATTCAATCAAGGACCTTCTGAACCATGCGTTCTTCCAGGAGGACACAGGGGTGCGCGTGGAGTTGGCagaagaggatgatggagagatggaggctATCAAGTTGTGGCTGAGAATTGAGGATGTAAAGAAACTCAAGGGGAAGTACAAAGACAACGAAGCTATTGAGTTTTCTTTTGACCTCAACAAAGATGTCCCAGAAGATGTGGCTCAGGAAATG GTTGAGTCTGGGTATGTGTGTGAAGGTGACCACAAGACCATTGCGAAGGCCATAAAGGACAGGGTGTCTCTAATCAGTCGCAAGAGAGCGCAGAGGCAGCAG GTCAGAGAAAATCAAGAGAAGAGACGGctggaagaggagcagcagagtcaGTTGCCGCCTGCACAGCAACCAGGCCAACTCACCAGCACGGAGGTGCCTCAGCCCCAGCCGATGCCTCAGACTGCGTCTTTTGTCCCTCCACAACCACACCAACACAATCCACAAATGTCTGCTCAACCTGCATCTCAGAACCTTGCCAGTTCGAACTATAACACTACTCAATCAAACCAACTGACTGGCATGGCTCAAGTGATCCCTTTTGTGCCCCAGTCAACTGGGCAAGTCCCAGTTCAGGGTCAGAGTGTGGCCACCATCCAGCCGGAGTCAGAGGAGCTAGAAGCCGACCAACACAAACAGCCTCAGCACACTGGAGGAG TTGGTCACATTGGAGACAGAGTACCTAATTCCACCATCCTGCCTGAGGCCCAGCCTCCTCAGCCTGGAATATCCTACAGCTCCCCTCCCAGTCAGCACCCTCAGCCCCCAGTGTCGTGCCTGCCGacacaaaatgaacaaatgcaacagcagcagttgtCAGTG GTTCAACCCCAGATTCAAGGTGTCCAGTCTGAAGTCGTTCCTCTCACACCTACAAACCAGTCCGTCCCCGGGGCACCTCCACAG ATTCCCACCCAGCAAGTGATGATCCCCCCATCATCTCAGTCATCTGccccccaacaacaacaacaacagcagcaacaacagcagcagcagcagcaacaacaacaacaacagcagcagcagcagcagcagccagagagCAGCTCCGCTCTACCACAGGCTCAGACTGGAGCCCAGCAGCTACAG CCTTGGGCCAATGATCCAAGTACGCCCATCATGTCTCCTCCAATCAACGCAGagcatctttatttcctctatCAGGCCTCATGCCTATCTGTTTTGCAG gcctctgtgtgtgtatctcagtTAACACCAGCCGAGCTGCCAGCTGGATCTTCAGCTCTGATTCTACCATCTGTAGAAAG CTGCCTGTCAGATGCAGCTTCTGGTCTTAGTGACGGCAATGATGGAAGTTCTACATCAGGAGGACGTCATGAGGGGCGCTCAATGAAGCGTCACCAGAGACGATCCGTGCGCAGCCGCTCCCGCCATGAGAAGATTGCAAAGGCTAAACTGAACGTTCTCAGT ATCTCGAACGTGGGTGACAGAGTTGCAGAGTGTCAGCTGGAAACCCACAACAGGAAGATGGTGACCTTCAAATTTGACCTTGATGGTGATAATCCAGAGGAGATTGCAAAGATCATG GTTGAGAGTGAGTTCATCTTAGAGTGTGAGCGGGAGTCTTTCATCGAGCAGGTCCGTGAAGTCATAGAAATGGCTGATGAGAAAGGAGAAGGGATCAAGGAAGCTTTTCCACAG ATGTGTGACCTCCAACAAAAGCCTGAGTTGTCTGTTCCCATGCTGCCAG GTATTTCCCCCAGTACGACAGCGCAGGTAGTTCATTCAGCAGGACGAAGATTCATCGTCAGTCCGGTGCCAGAGTCTCGTCTTAAAGAGCAGTTCTTTGGAGTTTCTTCTGCAAATACATCATTTGGAGATGAACCTGCCTCTG ctcTCCCTATGACACTGGGCctttctctgtctgctcccTCCGGGACCCTCCAGCAGGCCTTCAGTAACATTAAGCAGTCTCGTATAGTGAGAGGCAACACCATTGACCCCCCTTCTTCTGAGCAAGAGCCAGCCACCATCCCGTCCACTGAGGCTGGACTCGGCCCGAGTTCTACCAATATCCTGGCTCCTCCTCCGGAAGCCGTAGCTTCCACCACCAGCACTACTTTCCCTCCTGTGTCTCTCCCTTCTTCTGTGACATCCCCACTGCCTCCCTCCACTGGGAGGGTCTCCCCTCCACCTATATCCACGCAGACCCAAACTCCCGTTGCTGTCACCAGTGATCCCAGTCCACCCCCTCATTCTTCTAATGAAACACCCTCCTCACAAGTTCCATCACCAGCTCCCAACATCCCTCCCTCATCCTCTACCATTTCTCCTCCATCAGCGCAGACCTCCGTCCCCGCAGTACCTGGGCCTCAGCCGAATAGTAATTCTGTCTCTTCTGTTGCTGGAGTTCCATCTACCAGTACTAGTACTGCCCCGGCTTCAGAGCAGCAGCCTTTTAATGGTGCTGTTGCATCTTCTCAGCCCAtgaattcatccatccatccaccacAGCAACCACCGCCCTCCTCATCCACTGCTCAGAATCAGGTCCAAGCTCAGCcggtggagggagagggggcTGAGCTCCAGTCAAAGGCCACTGGTAGAGATGACATCCAAGCTCTGGATAAGAAGCTCCGGTCCCTCTTTAAAGACCAGAGCACCGCCTCAACGTCATTGGATCCTAGTCAGAACACAGgaacctcctctcctcccactggGACTGCTTCCCCTCCACCTGGAACAGTCATGGTGCCTCCATCAAACCTTCCTCTCGCGTCTGGGGTACAAGGGGTTCTTGGCCCTACAACCACCCCAGGACAGAGTATGACCCCAGGAGGACATACCCATACCCCCCCAACAAAGCCCAGGGCACAG ACTTTACCTACTGGTTTTGATCAAGCTGCTACACCTCCCTCTGACATCATACCACCGTTTCCTGGACCAAATCAG TCTCATCAACCTCTGGGTAATTTGGATGCACAGTTGAGGAGAGCTCTGAGCCCAGAGACAGTTCAGGGGGGTAACAGAGCAcagcctccagcagcaggttTCACTCTGGGACGTTTCCAA gtaTCTGTTCCAGATCCCTCCAGCgttgtttcctcttcctccctcacgCCGTCCtctaccacctcctcctcctcctcttcttcctcttcctccccctcaaGTCCAGAAAATACCCTCCACCGGTCATCCACTCTGTGTAAAGAAGCTATTGAAACTGATGGTATAAACGGAGCCTCGTCTCTCTCTGCTGGTCGGGCCGGTCCACCCACCACCATTGGACGCTTCCAAGTGTCCACGAGCAGCAATGCCACATCTGGACCCAGCACCGGCTCTAAAGTGGGAAGATTTTCAGTCACAG TGACTCCAGCTACAGGCTCCAGCCCATCACACGGCTCCAGTAGGAAGAACGGAACCTCATCTTCCACCTCTGACCCACataatgcacatacacattacAGTAGCGACAATGATGACGACTCTGAGGCTGAGGATGAGGCTTTGCAGAAAGAAATTGGCCATCTAAGAGAGAA ACATATAAGCGAGATTCAGGCCTTACATTCGCGCCAGAAAGAGGAGATTGAGGCTCTGTTTACGCGAATGGGAAAAAATGCTCCTCCTGCCTTCTCCCCTCCTGTGGCCATGACTGGAGGTCGACGTAGGCTGAAAAGCAAAAGCCACAAATCAGCTCGCAGCAGTGGACAGCCCAGTCCCATGCACTCAG GATCCCCTCAAAAGCAAAGTACTCCCTCTGCACCAGGGGTCTCAGAAATGACAACAGAGGCATCACAAGCAGTTGGCAGGTCGTCCATACAGCAGCTCCGATCCTCTCCGTCCATGCCCAGCCTCAGTAGCTACTCCACAG GATCGACTGGGACCAGCTCCATAAACGGTTCAGGCCACTGTCAGAACCTTTCACCTTTGCTGACCCAGGCAACTGGACCCACTCCTTCTACTTCTCAAACCCAGAAGGGTAAAGGCACCTTCACCGATGACCTGCACCAACTGGTGGATAACTGGGCCAGAGACGCCATCAGCCTCTCCCACTGCAAGAGAGGACCTAAAACTGGAGCACAGGCTGCACAGGCACATGAT ATAATTCCCCCAGCCAACATGGGTCGTAAATTCTCAGCTCCAGGTTACCTCTGCCCCTCGCTTCCCACGCCTTCTAACGCCACATCCACCACCACTACCCACCTCCCCACCCCAGCCAATCCCTCTGTCGCTCTGGGGCCCCGCAAAGGTTCCCTGGGCCCAGTTGCTCCGGGGTTCGGATATTCCTCGGCCCAGTACAGTGCTCCCCAGTGGGCAGGACCCACAGGCACATGCCAGGTCAGCATGCTTAATCCTGCGCAGCCGCTCACACAGTACCAGCCGCCTACGACAGCCCCAGTGACCACAATGCACCAAGGCTACCACATGGGAACCACACCAGCACCCCCGAAAACAGTCAGCCATGGAGGGTCCAACCTTAGGCCGACGTAG